ACATAGTGGACGGCAGAGCTGTGTCTTACCTAATTAGTCCACGCCATGGTGATGAAGGCTGGGgcttcattttcatatttcaccCTGGCAGATCTGCGTCTCCGATCAGCTCTGTTACAAATCTGGAAgttaaagacagagagagatgaagaccTACACTGATCCATTCATCCTGGACTGATGCTGCTGATAGCAAATATTATCGCTATCTTTCAATTTCACCATTTACATGTTTAATAAGAACTGGAacaatttcaaattcaaaacatatttcttatttcactaAGAAACtatttagaaatgtattgtaATATAAGTCCAAATAtacacagtgacagacagacattctgattggctgaagcGGCTGTGAGAGAATAACTAAATCTTGTCTTTAAATATTTGGACTTTGTACAAGGACTAAATGTATTATGTTGCTGCAGCGccacctgaaggtgaaaatccaTCAAATGTTACAGCAGAGTGTTCAAGAGCGATGCAGTTTATGTCAAACAGGTCACGACTAGAAgtgtgaacagacagacagtaaacagAAGGTCTTTGGTGGAGGTGATGGAAGCTCAGCAGCAGTCTGACACGTCTGTAAACTGTCGTTCTCACTGcatttttaaggatttttggggcattttctGCATTAATTCTAACGAGGATAATAGAGAGGggacaggaaatgaggaaagagagaagggggatgACGTGGAACAAATGTCCTCAGCTGGAATCGACCCGGGGACATTGTGATCACATAATATGGGATGTGTGTTGGGCTGTTTTACAGTGTCGAGCAGCTGGTttctttactgtgtgtgtggtgtgtttgggAGCGAGGCGTACCGGGGCACAGCTCTTGTTCTGTCTGCCACACAGGTTGAGTTTGCAGTGCAGGTAGATGTCACCAGAGCTCCTGGGGAACGAGAACATGTTGAAGGAGAAGTAGTTGGACGTTCCCAGTCCGTTTCCCACCACCTTCACCGTCCGGTCAGCGGGGTTCGCACAGCTGCTCACAAACAGAgaacacacatcacatcagaCCACGCTTTGTTTCCAGGAAGCAAAACGAATTTCATTTGGAACAGCAGCGAGCGTCTACCGCCTCTGTGTGCCTCTCACCCATTCGTGATCAGGTCGTATCTCAGACTCCCATTGGGCGATGGCTGATTGGTCGCCCAGCAGGAGTCGGTCACCACGGCGACCAAGCCGGCATCCAGCCCATCAGTCTTCATCTCCACCCAGATCTTCTGGTCCAGCTGGACTTCAGTGCTCAACTCCACAGCTTGTGTGAGGCCGGCATCGGTGTAGGCCTTCATGCTCAAAGTATAATTCCAAGCTCCAGAAACGATCTGCTGgatcacagagctgcagagcacacacacacacacacacacacacacacacacgctgtctTATACTCACGAACCTCCTAACAACGGGCTTCACAACACAAAGTAATTCAAACTAAAGTTACCAGCCACCACTCACCTGTCTCTGATTTTGAAGGCCACAGTCTTGATGTCTGGCTGAGTGTAGAAGCAGGAGAAGTCGATGTATAACTGGTTGTGGCGGATGATGTTGTCAGAGGAGCTGTTCTGGGACGTGATGGTGTTCTTGTAGATTAGTTGGTTGTTTTCAGCCTGCAGGGTCACAGGGATTCAGGTGTTGTTACGGCACAAGTTCCTCATGAGTTTATCAAGGCTGTTTACAACCTTAAAATGTTATATAGGTGTTGCCTGGCTAGAATAAGCTTCACAGATGACCAACATTACTAGAAAATAAGGAGGTCAGAGCTGAAGCCTAAGCCACAGGAAGATCCTGGACTAGAGAAGAGCAGGAGAAGCTCCGCAGAGTGCTGGAAGAGATTTGGCTGCTCGTTGAGAGGAGAGAACCCACCGTGGCCACCGTCCCACAGGTGTTGCTGCTGTCGAAGTTGAAGGTCAACATGTGGGTCAGCTCGTTCATCTGACCCGTGCAGGTCTGGTTATTGAGGTGTAAGGACGAGAAGTCGATGCCTTTTTCCTCCAGGAGACAACCGACCAGAGTAACTGAACCAGAGTTCTTCCCGCAGACTGTCTGCTCACCTAAACATCCAGACGAGGGAAATCAATACTTTGACACAACACTGACCATGTTACAGAGGAGCAAACGTGATGACAAACATTCAGTCAAACTGAGTGCTGAAAGTCAATCACGTGACCTCGTGTCACAACTGTCGTACCGAAAGTGCCTGTCAGTCTGTACGGGGAGGCAAAAATGGCCCGACACAAGCAGCTGTGTTCACCACCGACCGTCTTCTCAGCACAGAACTCGTGAGCACTGCAGATCCTGTCCTGACAGAAGACCTGAGGGGGGGCTGagggacagaggcagacagacatgtggagaatattaataacaaacattaataaaatTGCACTAAACAAGACTGAATTCTTTAAAGAAAATTGTGGAGTTCACCAGCGCTGCTGTTGATCTCCACTGTTCCGTGTAGACATTGATCATTTTTTATACTAACTCTGTCTCAAACACACGAGGACTGCAAGGACATTGAAATACAGTCTCCACAACTTTAACTAACGTTTCATGTcagacatttgttttctttctcctttatTTTCATATACTGCAATACACAGATTTtactatttatatattaattcaAAGAGAATGagtttgttacatttattttaaggtTAATTCTGTTAATGTTTGTGCTTGGGCAACATGTTTTAtcatcaaaaagaaaagagagaagtcTTACAGCATCCGGCCTTTGACCTCCAGTCCGCCAGTTCGTCGTTGCTGCGCAGGCTGCAGGCTCTGGCGTAGGCCTCCAGGAACTGACAGTTGAGACCGTCCACTGCAGGATAATTGCACAAAGTTTCAGTGCAGGCAGTTATGTAGGGCTTTGGGTCGGTGTGGCTGTGACAGGTGGTGAAGGGCGCCTCCTTCAGGAGATTACAGCTGTTCCACAGATATAAAGAGACAGAATGGGAGATAGAAGGATGAAGTCCAGTCAGTGTCGTGTTACTTTCTACAACTGGGAGTAGACCTAAACACAGGACAGCCGTCCAAGTTTCATGTCACACAGATTTCTGTTCACACAAAATGTGATCAACTAACATGTCACTACCACAGACATGAAAGTATAACACAGAGAGACGTTTCCTGTTGCATGGATTCATCTGCTCACCGTTCAGTCGTCGTGTTGCAGTTGATCGTACTGTCAGCAGTGTCAGTGTACTGCATCGTACAGCTAGGGGGCGACACACAACACAGGGTCAGGACTGTTCCCCTGCTCTGACTTgttcatacaaacacaaagacactttTTCAGTAATATGGCCTCAAGCAAAGATACATGTAGGCTTTGTATCTTCGGTTCAGTCCACAAGTCAAAAGGCCGGGGaacctttcttctttctcaacAGGCGCCCAAAACAATTTAAAGTAGTGGAAATGTCAACCAAAAGATAAACAGTGACATTCCAGATAAGTTAAGATTTTTTACATGACtcaatttcaaaaacaaactaTATAGCACATTTGAACCTTTCATCAACAGTATTCAGTGGGTTGTGATCTTACTTGCTGGCACTGTACTGAGGGAGCCTCACTTCACTCAAAGAACTGCTGGAGCTGCCACACAAACCCTGCAGAGATGGATCTTCTCCAGCAGGTCCTGGACAGGTTCAGGACAGAATGTGAGTCAGATCAGTATCAAACTGGACGAACACAGCAGCTTACTAAAGGACAGCAGAGTTTACATTCCTGACACCCAAATGAGAGCTGGGTGTGACAATTGCTCTCATTAGTGGTGAGTGGGAGGATTTTAGTTCCTGTACCTGTGAAGTGGATCTGGGCCGTGTTGCCATCAAAGAAGACAGTAGTATTGTAGCCTGAGATCAACAACCTGGCAGTGACTCCAGTTTGATCCTTAGAGAGCTCCACTCCGTTAACTAGCTGAGCCGAGCTGTTGAGGGTCAGCACGCTGTTGTCCACCTACatcacagcagagagacagagtggaggaAACACTGATTCAAACATcacaaacgcacacaaacaGGCTGTTTTTATAGCAACAACATCTGTCACTGAGAAGAAAGATGAGAGCTGACACACCAAAGGACTTTGGATCAAACTCCACACTGACGCATGACTGTGGCTGTAGGTAGCTTACCCGAACTCTCCCGCCTTGTTCCAGCTGAATGTCAACACCCGTCCTGTTCAGTCGCAGTGTCACACTGTCCAAAAAGCTCACATCTTTACGACGGCGTTCCTGGAAGTTCGCCAGCACGTATAAGTCTGGGACTGAAGAACCCGACATCAGAGAGTACGCACACCGATCGTCGACAGAGTTAACTTGGCCGAGAAAGTCGATGACAGTGGGGCCGGTCACAGTGCAGATGTGGTCAAGAATGCAGCTGATGGAGgcgaagagagacagaaacaacaacatcatcatcatcaacagctGCATCATCACGAGCTGCTGTTGAGGGCTGCAGCCACAAGGGGGCCCTCcaacaaactatttacagatGGAAGTCTTCTGTTCATATTTAAGGCGTATTTTAGGCATTTCTCTACATAATATTTGATTGTAACGTTTCCACACACCTGGCTCACATGTCAACCAACAGCAGTGACTTGAAGGACTCAGCactaaaatcaacatttgttaCAGTATTACAGGGAAATGTCTTACTGTTGTTATGGAACCTTTTCCAGCATGTCACTGGTGTAATGCGCTACCATTTTAATTCACTAACCACGTTACAGTTTGTGACCCAGTGAAACCTGTGCTGTGTCAGAACCTCGTCCTGATACAGATGAAGTGTCAGCTACTTTTAAATTGACTGGCGGCCTATTAGCATATTTCCATGGGCTCACTATAGTCTGCTTTAATTGCAAAGTGCAGTGATCACTAAATTTCGGGAGCTATCCTGAGCGCTCTCTTTCTTCCCCGCCCACAGTAGCGGGAACTTCCAGCCAATAGCTTCTTTGTCTAATCATTGTCTTCacctgtttgctaacacacagcctaccacacacacaccccctgtTGGTGTTTGtatatcttatttgtttgttgttttctgcaCCGTAGTTTGACGGTCACCAAGTGACTTAGTTAGATGGCCATGTTGGCTggagggttttttgttttgccaagAGAATAAAACTCCTGAAATGTTCCTTCTTACAGAGAGAACAGGCTGTCC
This sequence is a window from Siniperca chuatsi isolate FFG_IHB_CAS linkage group LG22, ASM2008510v1, whole genome shotgun sequence. Protein-coding genes within it:
- the LOC122870135 gene encoding pancreatic secretory granule membrane major glycoprotein GP2-like is translated as MSSDPETCSSLVCSETAVSTSTGCGPTERCDGSGSCILDHICTVTGPTVIDFLGQVNSVDDRCAYSLMSGSSVPDLYVLANFQERRRKDVSFLDSVTLRLNRTGVDIQLEQGGRVRVDNSVLTLNSSAQLVNGVELSKDQTGVTARLLISGYNTTVFFDGNTAQIHFTGPAGEDPSLQGLCGSSSSSLSEVRLPQYSASNQSRGTVLTLCCVSPPSCTMQYTDTADSTINCNTTTERCNLLKEAPFTTCHSHTDPKPYITACTETLCNYPAVDGLNCQFLEAYARACSLRSNDELADWRSKAGCSPPQVFCQDRICSAHEFCAEKTVGGEHSCLCRAIFASPYRLTGTFGEQTVCGKNSGSVTLVGCLLEEKGIDFSSLHLNNQTCTGQMNELTHMLTFNFDSSNTCGTVATAENNQLIYKNTITSQNSSSDNIIRHNQLYIDFSCFYTQPDIKTVAFKIRDSSVIQQIVSGAWNYTLSMKAYTDAGLTQAVELSTEVQLDQKIWVEMKTDGLDAGLVAVVTDSCWATNQPSPNGSLRYDLITNGCANPADRTVKVVGNGLGTSNYFSFNMFSFPRSSGDIYLHCKLNLCGRQNKSCAPICNRADRRRRSARVKYENEAPAFITMAWTN